From Granulicella sp. WH15, the proteins below share one genomic window:
- a CDS encoding S9 family peptidase, whose protein sequence is MTLPIQPPVARRESKTTTLHGTTMQDDYAWLRDKSSAEVLAYLEAENRYTDAVMEPTRELQATLYAEMLSHIKETDESVPYPDRGFLYWTRTLEGKQYPIYCRRANAPDALEEILLDVNLLAEGQAFMAVGGMAVSPSGRLLAYTTDNTGFRQYTLHVRDLGTGADLPDTAVRVGSVAWATDSETLFYTTEDETTKRQNQLFRHTLGGASVLVFEEPDERFNIGIGLTSDRRYLMLECGSHTTNEYRFLPAAAPTAEFTLIAPRVDDQEYHPDHRDGLFYLRTNDTVEHFRLVTAPVATPGREYWQPLYESQQQLPLEDFDLFQSFLVLSERERGLPTLTVYDLADAGLENPRAIAFPEPTYTAQAHVNREFDTRLFRYGYTSLVSPASVYEYDLATGSSRLLKQQEVPGGFDSSRYASERLWVPAEDGTQIPISLVYRRDRFHKDSTNPLYVYGYGSYGYALPVGFSGSRLSLLDRGLVLAYAHIRGGGELGDPWHDAGKMSHKRNTFTDFITATEHLVQQGYGDPARVAIEGGSAGGLLMGAVVNIAAQTRRPQLFRVVLSHVPFVDVMNTMLDASLPLTVAEYEEWGNPNEPGAFAYMLSYSPYENLDALAGAPVPAMLVKTSLNDSQVMYWEPAKYVAKLRTLKQNETPLLLHINMEAGHGGASGRYDYLKEIAFDYAFLLTQLEAV, encoded by the coding sequence ATGACACTACCGATTCAGCCCCCCGTAGCCCGCCGCGAGTCCAAGACCACAACCCTGCACGGCACCACCATGCAGGACGACTACGCCTGGCTACGCGATAAGTCCTCCGCCGAAGTGCTGGCCTATCTCGAGGCCGAAAACCGCTACACCGACGCGGTCATGGAGCCGACCCGCGAGCTACAGGCCACGCTCTACGCCGAGATGCTCTCGCACATCAAGGAGACCGACGAGTCGGTGCCCTATCCCGACCGCGGCTTCCTGTACTGGACCCGCACCCTCGAGGGCAAGCAGTACCCCATCTACTGCCGCCGCGCCAATGCTCCGGACGCCCTGGAAGAGATCCTGCTCGACGTGAACCTGCTGGCCGAAGGTCAGGCCTTCATGGCCGTCGGCGGGATGGCCGTCAGCCCCAGCGGACGGCTGCTCGCCTACACCACCGACAACACCGGCTTCCGCCAGTACACCCTGCACGTCCGCGACCTGGGCACAGGCGCTGACCTGCCCGATACTGCCGTGCGCGTGGGTTCCGTAGCCTGGGCCACCGACTCCGAGACTCTCTTCTACACCACCGAGGACGAGACCACCAAGCGCCAGAACCAGCTCTTCCGCCACACGCTCGGCGGCGCGTCCGTGCTGGTCTTCGAGGAGCCCGACGAGCGCTTCAACATCGGCATCGGCCTGACGAGCGACCGCCGGTACCTGATGCTCGAGTGCGGCTCCCACACCACCAATGAGTACCGCTTCCTGCCCGCCGCAGCCCCCACAGCAGAGTTCACCCTGATCGCTCCCCGCGTCGACGACCAGGAGTACCACCCCGACCACCGCGACGGCCTCTTCTACCTGCGCACCAACGATACCGTCGAGCACTTCCGGCTAGTCACCGCGCCGGTCGCCACGCCAGGCCGCGAGTACTGGCAGCCGCTCTACGAGAGCCAGCAACAGCTTCCGCTTGAGGACTTCGACCTCTTCCAGAGCTTCCTCGTTCTCTCCGAGCGCGAGCGCGGCCTGCCCACCCTTACGGTCTATGATCTGGCCGACGCGGGCCTCGAGAATCCCCGCGCCATCGCCTTCCCCGAGCCGACGTACACCGCCCAGGCCCACGTCAACCGCGAGTTCGATACGCGCCTCTTCCGCTACGGCTACACCTCGCTGGTCTCGCCCGCCTCGGTCTACGAGTACGACCTGGCCACCGGCAGCTCTCGCCTGCTGAAGCAGCAGGAGGTGCCCGGCGGCTTCGACTCCAGCCGCTACGCCTCCGAGCGGCTGTGGGTACCCGCCGAAGACGGAACCCAGATTCCCATCTCGCTCGTCTATCGCCGCGACCGGTTCCACAAGGACTCCACTAACCCGCTCTACGTCTATGGATACGGGTCTTACGGCTATGCGCTGCCAGTTGGCTTTAGCGGGTCGCGGCTCTCGCTGCTCGACCGCGGGCTGGTGCTCGCCTACGCGCACATCCGCGGCGGCGGCGAGCTGGGCGACCCCTGGCACGACGCCGGGAAGATGAGCCACAAGCGCAATACCTTCACTGACTTCATCACGGCCACAGAGCACCTCGTCCAACAGGGCTACGGCGATCCCGCGCGGGTCGCCATCGAAGGCGGCAGCGCAGGTGGATTGCTGATGGGCGCGGTCGTCAACATCGCCGCCCAGACCAGACGGCCGCAGCTCTTCCGTGTCGTCCTCTCGCATGTCCCCTTTGTGGATGTGATGAACACGATGCTCGATGCGTCGCTGCCCCTGACGGTGGCCGAGTACGAGGAGTGGGGCAACCCCAACGAGCCAGGGGCCTTTGCCTACATGCTCTCCTACTCGCCATACGAGAACCTGGATGCGCTGGCCGGAGCACCTGTGCCAGCCATGTTGGTCAAGACCAGCCTCAACGACTCACAGGTGATGTACTGGGAGCCCGCCAAGTACGTGGCCAAGCTGCGCACGCTGAAGCAGAACGAGACTCCGCTGCTGCTGCACATCAACATGGAGGCAGGCCACGGCGGAGCCAGCGGCCGCTACGACTATCTGAAGGAGATCGCCTTCGACTACGCCTTCCTGCTCACGCAGTTGGAGGCTGTGTAA
- a CDS encoding ABC transporter ATP-binding protein, protein MSSRLSSSGVNGGMPVGDKPVSGTGRAIGADLTAQKGRPQLKKVLPEVWKLIRPRIWLISGSFLLMIVNRLCSFVLPVSSRPFINDVMKQHKMGELKFIVLSVATAVFVQALSSYTLTQLLSTEGQRLISDLRKQVQSHIGRLPVAFYDENRTGTLVARIMSDVEGVRNLVGTGLLDFVGGILTAVIAFGILIHINPRMTMLTFGILMVFGLILQKAFRTIRPIFRERAKINAEVTGRLTESLGGVRVVKGYHAEESEARVFAGGVERLLQNVISSLTAQSLMTLSSTMVLGVVGGLVMYLGAHENAAGRLNEGGYVEYTMLLAFMIAPIVQLVSIGTQLTEALAGLDRTSEILNESLEDSEPERTRELASIQGDVRFDNVGFEYEAGKPVLHGISFESRPGTVTALVGSSGSGKSTIISLICAFHSATSGAILIDGVDLATIKLSSYRSQLGVVLQETFLFDGSVRENILFSRPEATEAEWREACRIARVDEFAERFPEGYETIVGERGVKLSGGQRQRISIARAILADPRILILDEATSSLDSESEAMIQDGLNFLMQGRTTFVIAHRLSTIRKADQILVIEQGRILERGTHDSLYELHGRYFDLYTRQHGVERNLFLAPGEGDKMVEAAAK, encoded by the coding sequence ATGTCTTCTCGATTGAGCAGCTCGGGTGTAAATGGCGGAATGCCGGTGGGGGATAAGCCTGTAAGCGGTACAGGGCGCGCCATCGGAGCCGATCTGACGGCGCAAAAAGGTAGACCTCAGTTAAAGAAGGTCTTGCCCGAGGTCTGGAAACTGATCCGGCCACGGATCTGGCTCATCAGCGGCAGCTTCCTGCTGATGATCGTGAACCGCCTGTGCAGCTTCGTGCTGCCGGTCTCGTCGCGGCCATTTATCAACGACGTGATGAAGCAGCACAAGATGGGCGAGCTGAAGTTCATCGTCCTCTCGGTGGCGACGGCCGTCTTCGTGCAGGCGCTCAGCTCCTACACGCTGACGCAGCTCCTCTCGACCGAGGGCCAAAGGCTAATCTCCGACCTGCGCAAGCAGGTGCAGAGCCACATCGGCCGTCTGCCCGTGGCGTTTTACGACGAGAACCGCACCGGAACGCTGGTCGCCCGCATCATGAGCGACGTGGAGGGCGTGCGCAATCTGGTCGGGACCGGGCTGCTGGACTTCGTCGGCGGCATCCTGACGGCGGTCATCGCCTTCGGCATCCTCATCCACATCAACCCACGCATGACGATGTTGACCTTCGGGATCTTGATGGTCTTCGGCCTGATCCTGCAGAAGGCCTTCCGGACGATCCGGCCGATCTTCCGCGAGCGCGCGAAGATCAACGCCGAGGTGACAGGGCGGCTCACCGAGTCGCTGGGCGGCGTGCGCGTGGTCAAGGGATATCACGCCGAGGAGAGCGAGGCGCGGGTCTTCGCGGGCGGCGTGGAGCGGCTGCTCCAGAACGTCATCAGCTCGCTGACGGCGCAGTCGCTGATGACGTTATCTTCGACGATGGTGCTGGGCGTGGTAGGCGGCCTGGTGATGTACCTGGGCGCGCACGAGAACGCCGCGGGCCGTCTGAACGAGGGCGGGTACGTCGAGTACACGATGCTGCTGGCGTTCATGATCGCGCCCATTGTGCAACTGGTGTCGATCGGGACGCAGCTAACCGAGGCCCTGGCAGGTCTTGACCGGACCTCCGAGATTCTGAACGAGAGCCTTGAGGACAGCGAGCCGGAGCGCACGCGAGAGCTGGCCTCGATCCAGGGCGACGTACGCTTCGACAACGTGGGCTTCGAGTACGAGGCAGGCAAGCCGGTGCTGCACGGCATCAGCTTCGAGTCGCGGCCGGGCACGGTGACGGCGCTGGTTGGCTCGTCCGGCTCAGGCAAGTCGACGATCATCTCGCTCATCTGCGCCTTCCACAGCGCGACCAGCGGCGCGATCCTGATCGACGGGGTGGACCTGGCGACAATCAAGCTCTCCAGCTACCGCAGCCAGCTCGGAGTGGTCTTGCAGGAGACCTTCCTCTTCGATGGCAGCGTGCGCGAGAACATCCTGTTCTCGCGGCCGGAGGCGACCGAGGCCGAGTGGCGCGAGGCCTGCCGGATCGCCCGTGTGGACGAGTTCGCCGAACGCTTCCCGGAGGGCTACGAGACCATCGTGGGCGAGCGTGGCGTGAAGCTCTCAGGCGGGCAGCGGCAGCGCATCTCCATCGCACGAGCGATCCTGGCCGACCCACGCATCCTGATCCTCGACGAGGCGACCAGTTCGCTGGATTCGGAGTCGGAGGCGATGATCCAGGACGGGCTGAACTTCCTGATGCAGGGCCGCACGACCTTCGTCATCGCGCACCGCCTGTCGACGATCCGCAAGGCCGACCAGATCCTGGTGATCGAGCAGGGTAGAATCCTCGAGCGCGGCACGCACGACTCTCTCTACGAGCTGCACGGCCGTTACTTTGACCTATACACCCGCCAGCACGGCGTAGAGCGAAACCTCTTCCTGGCTCCCGGCGAGGGCGACAAGATGGTCGAGGCAGCAGCGAAGTAG
- a CDS encoding HAD hydrolase-like protein, with protein MSKPLPALIFDLDGTILDSKPGILSCLREALDTHGVDAPGPLDRFVGPPVEEWAIELLPHGSEDARAALVRDYRSCYDREGWKDGSVYEGIRELLDQLRSAGFPLYVCTSKQHRFAVRILDAFELTGLFVAIYGDRAEYASHNKVDLLAMLLRECKIGADAAWMIGDRIFDIDAARANGVRCLAAGWGYGPAEELALADTVAATPAEVPDLLARCSL; from the coding sequence ATGTCCAAACCATTGCCCGCACTGATCTTCGACCTTGACGGCACCATACTGGATTCGAAGCCCGGTATCCTGAGCTGCCTGCGCGAGGCGCTCGACACGCATGGCGTGGACGCCCCTGGCCCGCTGGATCGCTTTGTCGGGCCTCCGGTGGAAGAGTGGGCGATCGAGCTGCTGCCGCATGGAAGTGAAGATGCACGCGCCGCCCTGGTCCGCGACTACCGTAGCTGTTACGACCGCGAAGGCTGGAAGGACGGTTCAGTCTATGAGGGGATTCGCGAGTTGCTGGATCAACTGCGCTCGGCGGGGTTCCCGTTGTACGTGTGTACCTCCAAGCAACATCGCTTTGCGGTGCGGATTCTGGATGCGTTCGAGCTAACCGGCCTGTTCGTCGCCATCTACGGCGACAGGGCCGAGTACGCGAGCCACAACAAAGTGGACCTGCTGGCCATGTTGCTGCGCGAGTGCAAAATTGGCGCTGACGCGGCCTGGATGATCGGCGACCGCATCTTCGATATCGATGCGGCTCGTGCGAACGGGGTCCGCTGTCTGGCCGCCGGATGGGGCTATGGTCCCGCAGAGGAGCTGGCTCTGGCCGACACCGTGGCCGCTACCCCGGCAGAGGTGCCAGATCTCCTTGCTCGGTGCAGCTTGTGA